The Candidatus Binatota bacterium genome segment TTCAACGGTGTCGGATTTTCTCGACGGAATAGGTCGGCGAGGGGGGTACCAGTGGCGGCACCAGGTCTACGACAAGGTGGGGAAGCCCTGCGGCCACTGCGGCTCGGTGATCAAGCTCGTCAGCGTGGGCGGTCGGTCGAGTTTCTACTGCCCGTCCTGCCAGCACTGAAGCGCGCGGCAGCCGCTCTCTCAGCCTGGAAAACGAACGTCGAGACGGTCGCGCAAGGCGTCACCCAGCGAGTTAAGTCCGAGTACCGTGAAGAGGATGGCCAGCCCCGGAAAAATGGTCAGGTGCGGTGCCACCAGCAGGAACGATCGTCCGTCGTTGAGCATTGAGCCCCAGGACGGCGACGGCGCCTGCACGCCGAGGCCGAGAAAACTAAGAGATGATTCGGCCACGATAGCTCCCGCTACGCCAAAGCTCGCCTGGACCAGTAGCGGTGCCGCCAGCAGCGGCAGCAGGTGCCGGGTCACTACCCTGGCCGGACCCAGGCCCATGGCCTCGGCGGCGAGTACGTGTTCGCGACGGCGCAGGCTCAGCACCTCGCCGCGGGCCAGGCGGGCGTAACTCGTCCAGGCGGTGAGCCCCAGTGCCAGCACTACGTTGCCTGCCCCGGGACCCAGCACCGCAGCCAGGGCGATGGCCAGCAGCAGCCCCGGAAACGCCAGCAGCACGTCGACCAGGCGCATTATCAGAAAATCGACCGGGCCTCCCAGGTAGCCGGCCGCGCAGCCCAGCAGCACGCCCAGCACCAGCGACAACGTGACGGTGCCAAGTCCTATGCCCAGTGACACC includes the following:
- a CDS encoding ABC transporter permease; translated protein: MTDTPRARKRTPLLPGLLVLSLLTAGALFAPLLAPSPPAAQSLENGLAAPALDHPLGRDRLGRDQLSRVLYGARVSLGIGLGTVTLSLVLGVLLGCAAGYLGGPVDFLIMRLVDVLLAFPGLLLAIALAAVLGPGAGNVVLALGLTAWTSYARLARGEVLSLRRREHVLAAEAMGLGPARVVTRHLLPLLAAPLLVQASFGVAGAIVAESSLSFLGLGVQAPSPSWGSMLNDGRSFLLVAPHLTIFPGLAILFTVLGLNSLGDALRDRLDVRFPG